A region from the Lolium perenne isolate Kyuss_39 chromosome 4, Kyuss_2.0, whole genome shotgun sequence genome encodes:
- the LOC127295872 gene encoding mitogen-activated protein kinase 5, whose protein sequence is MDGAPVAEFRPTMTHGGRFLLYNIFGNQFEITSKYQPPIMPIGRGAYGIVCSVMNFETREMVAIKKIANAFDNNMDAKRTLREIKLLRHLDHENIVALRDVIPPPIPQSFNDVYIALELMDTDLHHIIRSNQELSEEHCQYFLYQLLRGLKYIHSANVIHRDLKPSNLLLNANCDLKICDFGLARPSSESDMMTEYVVTRWYRAPELLLNSTDYSAAIDVWSVGCIFMELINRAPLFPGRDHMHQMRLITEVIGTPTDDDLGFIRNEDARKYMRHLPQFPRRPFADQFPKVQPAALDLIQRMLTFNPLQRITVEQALEHPYLERLHDVADEPICTDPFSFDFEQHPLTEDQMKQLIFNEALELNPNFRY, encoded by the exons ATGGACGGCGCTCCGGTGGCCGAGTTCCGGCCGACCATGACCCACGGCGGCCGGTTCCTCCTCTACAACATATTCGGGAACCAGTTCGAGATCACCTCCAAGTACCAGCCGCCCATCATGCCCATCGGCCGCGGCGCCTACGGGATCGTCTG CTCGGTGATGAACTTCGAAACGAGGGAGATGGTGGCGATAAAAAAGATCGCCAACGCCTTCGACAACAACATGGATGCCAAGCGCACGCTCCGGGAGATCAAGCTGCTCAGGCACCTCGACCACGAGAAC ATCGTCGCCCTCAGGGACGTGATCCCGCCGCCGATCCCGCAGTCCTTCAACGACGTGTACATCGCGCTGGAGCTCATGGACACGGACCTCCACCACATCATCCGCTCCAACCAGGAGCTCTCCGAGGAGCACTGTCAG TATTTCCTATACCAGCTGCTGCGCGGGCTCAAGTACATCCACTCGGCGAACGTGATCCACCGCGACCTCAAGCCCAGCAACCTGCTCCTGAACGCCAACTGCGACCTCAAGATCTGCGACTTCGGCCTGGCGCGCCCCTCGTCGGAGTCGGACATGATGACGGAGTACGTCGTCACGCGGTGGTACCGGGCGCCGGAGCTGCTGCTCAACTCCACCGACTACTCGGCGGCCATCGACGTCTGGTCGGTGGGGTGCATCTTCATGGAGCTCATCAACCGGGCGCCGCTCTTCCCGGGGAGGGACCACATGCACCAGATGCGGCTCATCACCGAGGTCATCGGCACCCCCACCGACGACGACCTGGGGTTCATCCGCAACGAGGACGCCAGGAAGTACATGAGGCACCTCCCGCAGTTCCCgcgccgccccttcgccgaccAGTTCCCCAAGGTGCAGCCCGCCGCGCTCGACCTCATCCAGCGGATGCTCACCTTCAACCCGCTGCAGCGGATCACAG TTGAGCAGGCCCTGGAGCACCCGTACCTGGAGCGGCTACACGACGTCGCCGACGAGCCCATCTGCACAGACCCCTTCTCCTTCGACTTCGAGCAGCACCCGCTCACGGAAGACCAGATGAAGCAGCTCATCTTCAACGAAGCCCTGGAACTGAACCCAAACTTCCGATACTAG